Proteins from a genomic interval of Clostridium sp. M62/1:
- a CDS encoding ABC transporter ATP-binding protein, which yields MLEVTGIYKKFRNRQILKGVSFQAEPGMCVGIAGGNGCGKTTLLSILAGVSRPDAGSIRFDGEEAVGKRKIFEKKAAYVPQENPLIPELSARDNFALWYKGDKKRMEEDLRQGVAAALGLPGFLSIPAGKLSGGQKKRLSIASALSNHASVLIMDEPGAALDLAAKEEILHYIDGFVKSGKTVILTSHELPELNMCQKLYILRDGVLTQADSGIKPEELIGRF from the coding sequence ATGCTGGAGGTAACGGGAATTTATAAAAAGTTCAGAAACAGGCAGATCTTAAAGGGAGTATCCTTTCAGGCAGAACCAGGGATGTGCGTGGGAATTGCAGGGGGAAACGGATGCGGAAAGACGACGCTTCTCTCCATACTGGCAGGTGTGAGCAGGCCGGATGCGGGAAGCATCCGGTTTGACGGCGAGGAGGCAGTGGGAAAACGGAAAATTTTTGAAAAAAAGGCAGCCTACGTTCCCCAGGAAAATCCGCTGATTCCGGAGCTGTCGGCCAGGGACAATTTTGCCCTCTGGTACAAGGGGGACAAAAAGAGAATGGAGGAGGACCTGAGACAGGGGGTGGCCGCAGCCCTGGGACTTCCCGGGTTTCTTTCTATTCCGGCCGGGAAGCTGTCAGGCGGCCAGAAAAAGAGACTGAGCATTGCGTCTGCCCTGTCCAATCATGCCTCTGTTCTGATTATGGATGAGCCGGGAGCCGCCCTGGATCTGGCTGCGAAGGAGGAGATCCTTCACTATATCGACGGTTTTGTAAAAAGCGGAAAAACGGTGATTTTAACCTCCCATGAGCTGCCGGAGCTGAACATGTGCCAAAAGCTCTATATTCTCAGGGACGGAGTCCTTACACAGGCGGACAGCGGCATAAAGCCGGAGGAACTGATCGGAAGATTCTGA
- a CDS encoding ABC transporter permease, translating into MRTFLVYLKLELKRALKSAPYFLAGTAVLAVLVGLIAFAAGRVLYSDRAVGNIRVGVVLPQQDPASEKLISMVSSLESVSSLCEFSYVDEKEGREQMRQGKLYALMLLPEGLLRGIMDGTNTPVTIVFPENAGLEAAVFRELADAGTQILKTAQAAVYAADELCSRMGRETQIPSAEADINSMYLKYALNRSVYFRTEEVSAVGEVGTAAFYGISASVMVLLLLGIPAAGFLKPYSEIMERKLFLIGLSRTKRLIARAVCLWLAFAAVTAAPFFLCFGMGFMESGGFSIPVWLMVCMAAAMWTILIYELARNAFAGICALFLTAAASVFMAGGLIPSVFLPEAVQRAGSVTPAAILMDAVQWMVSGGEAFPVLRLTVLGAAAFLLAAAVRRDYE; encoded by the coding sequence ATGCGTACATTTTTAGTGTATCTGAAACTGGAGCTGAAACGGGCGCTCAAGAGCGCCCCATATTTTCTTGCGGGAACAGCGGTGCTGGCAGTTCTTGTGGGCCTGATTGCCTTTGCGGCGGGGAGGGTGCTTTACTCGGACCGTGCAGTTGGGAATATCCGGGTGGGAGTCGTGCTGCCGCAACAGGATCCTGCGTCTGAGAAACTGATTTCCATGGTCTCCTCCCTGGAAAGCGTGTCCAGCCTGTGCGAATTCTCCTATGTGGATGAAAAAGAAGGGCGGGAGCAGATGAGGCAGGGAAAACTCTATGCCCTGATGCTGCTTCCGGAGGGGCTTTTGAGGGGGATTATGGACGGCACCAATACGCCGGTGACCATCGTATTTCCGGAAAATGCAGGGTTGGAGGCGGCGGTATTCAGGGAGCTTGCCGATGCAGGAACACAGATCCTGAAAACGGCTCAGGCGGCTGTCTATGCAGCGGATGAGCTGTGCAGCAGAATGGGAAGAGAGACACAGATTCCAAGCGCTGAGGCAGATATAAATTCCATGTATCTGAAATACGCACTGAACCGCTCCGTTTATTTCAGGACAGAGGAGGTAAGTGCCGTGGGAGAGGTGGGAACGGCCGCTTTTTATGGAATTTCAGCTTCTGTGATGGTGCTTTTGCTCCTGGGAATTCCGGCGGCCGGTTTCTTAAAGCCCTACTCGGAAATCATGGAGAGAAAGCTGTTCTTAATCGGTCTTTCACGGACAAAAAGACTTATAGCCAGGGCCGTGTGCCTGTGGCTGGCATTTGCGGCCGTGACGGCTGCGCCGTTTTTTCTGTGCTTTGGAATGGGATTCATGGAGAGCGGAGGATTCAGTATTCCCGTGTGGCTTATGGTTTGCATGGCGGCAGCCATGTGGACGATACTCATTTATGAGCTGGCCAGGAACGCATTTGCGGGGATCTGTGCGCTGTTTCTTACTGCAGCGGCCTCTGTTTTCATGGCGGGTGGCCTGATTCCTTCTGTCTTTCTCCCGGAGGCTGTACAGCGGGCGGGAAGCGTGACACCGGCAGCGATTCTGATGGACGCAGTACAGTGGATGGTGTCGGGAGGGGAGGCCTTTCCTGTACTCAGGCTTACAGTCCTGGGAGCAGCCGCTTTTCTGCTTGCGGCGGCAGTAAGGAGGGATTATGAATAA
- a CDS encoding ABC transporter permease, whose protein sequence is MNKTGLWFFLSLKRQVKRIFFLALLFFLPAGLWCFRAAGEGESEQVKVALYAGESAWNRKVAKELLSDTGSFGFYVSSSEEALREDVKAGRAECGYIFPEDLKERLETGDYKRCIVLVSSPSTTAGRLSTEIVFSGLFTVWGRELLEAYAGEGEAFCGQKDVWEQLEPLYDRYLNNGSTFAFQYVTSGGSALEEPTLKTSPPARGIAAVFIFVMGLAAAVTVCEDIKKGLFGTMSGLRREAAIMACLAAPVSLACLSGFAGLGAAGVLMSPAGEAGLLLLYGCSCTVFSWVLCRLVRNPLAIACLIPFFIIGSLVFCPVFVDLSLFLPALKTAGKLFLPWYYLKAAAFL, encoded by the coding sequence ATGAATAAGACGGGACTTTGGTTTTTTCTGTCCCTGAAAAGACAGGTGAAGAGGATCTTTTTTCTGGCTCTTCTTTTTTTCCTTCCCGCTGGGCTGTGGTGCTTCAGGGCAGCCGGAGAGGGGGAGAGTGAGCAGGTGAAAGTAGCTCTCTATGCCGGGGAAAGCGCGTGGAACCGGAAAGTGGCAAAGGAGCTTCTTTCGGACACAGGATCTTTTGGCTTTTATGTGAGCAGCTCTGAGGAAGCGCTCAGGGAAGATGTGAAAGCGGGGAGAGCCGAGTGCGGTTATATTTTTCCGGAGGATCTTAAGGAGAGGCTGGAGACAGGAGACTATAAAAGGTGCATTGTGCTGGTCTCCTCCCCGTCAACCACAGCGGGAAGACTTTCTACGGAGATTGTATTTTCCGGTTTGTTTACCGTCTGGGGAAGGGAGCTCCTTGAGGCATATGCCGGTGAGGGAGAAGCCTTTTGCGGACAGAAGGACGTCTGGGAGCAGCTGGAACCCCTCTATGACAGGTATCTGAACAACGGGAGCACCTTTGCTTTTCAGTATGTCACCTCAGGGGGAAGCGCCCTGGAGGAGCCGACGCTTAAAACTTCTCCCCCTGCCAGAGGGATCGCGGCGGTGTTTATCTTTGTCATGGGACTTGCAGCGGCGGTGACAGTCTGCGAGGATATAAAAAAAGGCCTGTTCGGGACCATGTCCGGTCTGCGGCGGGAGGCGGCCATTATGGCCTGCCTGGCAGCGCCTGTATCTCTTGCCTGTCTCAGCGGGTTTGCAGGTCTGGGAGCGGCGGGAGTGCTCATGAGCCCAGCCGGGGAAGCAGGTCTTCTTCTGCTCTATGGCTGCAGCTGCACAGTCTTTTCCTGGGTTCTCTGCCGCCTGGTCAGAAATCCTCTGGCCATCGCCTGCCTGATTCCTTTTTTTATTATCGGAAGCCTTGTCTTCTGCCCTGTTTTTGTGGATCTGTCCCTGTTCCTTCCGGCTTTGAAAACTGCGGGAAAGCTGTTTTTGCCCTGGTATTATCTGAAAGCAGCTGCGTTTCTGTAG
- the mgtE gene encoding magnesium transporter has translation MEEMNFDELHLLADEKKYRSLKEKLIEMNEVDIASFIEELDSEKTVVVFRTLPKEIATDVFACLPVEKQQHIITSITDTELQYIMDDLFVDDAVDMLEELPATIVKRVLKNSSPDTRALINQFLKYPENSAGSVMTAEYVGLKKAMTVEEAFAYIRKYGVDKETIYTCYVMDAARHLEGVVTVKDLLMSPYTTTIEEIMDTHVLKAVTTEDQEAVAAMFNEYALLSLPVVDGENRLVGIITVDDIMDVMEQEATEDFEKMAAMNPSEKPYLKTSVFQLAKNRIVWLLVLMFSSMVTGEILTQYEEAFSAIPLLVTFIPMLMNTGGNSGSQASTMIIRGMAVGEISPADIVKVVWKELRVGVLVGFCLAVANFIRLSLSYPGQEMICLTVVLSIFCIVIIAKTIGCTLPIIAKVLHLDPALMASPMISTILDACSLVIYFNFACHLLDMAV, from the coding sequence ATGGAAGAGATGAATTTCGATGAGCTGCACCTTCTGGCAGATGAAAAAAAATACAGGAGCCTGAAGGAAAAACTGATAGAGATGAATGAGGTGGACATTGCCTCGTTTATCGAGGAGCTGGATTCTGAAAAGACGGTGGTGGTGTTCAGAACGCTCCCTAAGGAGATTGCCACAGATGTGTTTGCCTGCCTTCCGGTGGAGAAGCAGCAGCACATTATTACCAGCATCACGGATACAGAGCTTCAGTATATCATGGATGATCTGTTTGTGGATGATGCGGTGGATATGCTGGAGGAGCTTCCGGCTACCATTGTAAAAAGGGTGCTGAAAAATTCAAGCCCTGACACCAGAGCGCTGATCAACCAGTTTTTAAAATATCCTGAGAACAGTGCGGGAAGCGTGATGACAGCCGAATATGTGGGACTGAAAAAGGCCATGACGGTGGAGGAGGCCTTTGCCTACATCAGAAAATACGGGGTGGACAAGGAAACCATCTACACCTGCTATGTCATGGATGCGGCCCGCCATCTGGAGGGAGTCGTCACAGTAAAGGATCTTCTCATGAGCCCCTACACCACAACCATCGAGGAGATCATGGACACCCATGTGCTGAAGGCTGTCACCACAGAGGATCAGGAGGCCGTGGCGGCCATGTTCAATGAGTATGCCCTTTTAAGCCTTCCTGTTGTGGACGGGGAAAACCGGCTGGTGGGAATTATCACGGTTGACGACATTATGGATGTCATGGAGCAGGAGGCTACCGAGGATTTTGAGAAGATGGCGGCCATGAACCCCAGCGAGAAGCCCTACCTGAAAACGAGTGTGTTCCAGCTCGCCAAAAACAGGATCGTGTGGCTGTTAGTGCTGATGTTCAGCAGTATGGTCACGGGAGAGATCCTGACCCAGTATGAGGAGGCGTTCTCTGCGATCCCTCTGCTTGTTACCTTTATCCCCATGCTGATGAACACGGGAGGAAACTCGGGAAGCCAGGCCAGCACCATGATTATCCGAGGTATGGCGGTGGGAGAGATCAGCCCAGCAGACATTGTGAAGGTGGTGTGGAAGGAGCTGAGAGTCGGCGTTTTAGTGGGATTCTGCCTGGCTGTGGCAAACTTCATCCGTCTGAGCCTGTCCTATCCGGGACAGGAGATGATCTGCCTGACTGTAGTGCTGAGCATTTTCTGTATCGTCATTATTGCCAAGACGATCGGATGCACGCTGCCCATTATCGCAAAGGTGCTGCACCTGGATCCGGCCCTGATGGCATCCCCGATGATTTCCACGATCCTGGATGCCTGCAGTCTTGTCATCTACTTTAATTTTGCCTGCCACCTGCTGGATATGGCGGTTTAG